A genome region from Microbacterium terricola includes the following:
- the rpsT gene encoding 30S ribosomal protein S20: protein MANIKSQIKRNKTNEKARERNKAVKSELKTQVRRTREAIASGDKAAAEKALATASKKLDKAVSKGVIHENQAANRKSAIAKQVSAL, encoded by the coding sequence GTGGCGAACATCAAGTCGCAGATCAAGCGCAACAAGACCAACGAGAAGGCGCGCGAGCGCAACAAGGCCGTCAAGAGCGAGCTGAAGACCCAGGTGCGCCGCACCCGTGAGGCCATCGCCTCGGGTGACAAGGCTGCTGCCGAGAAGGCCCTCGCGACCGCGTCCAAGAAGCTCGACAAGGCCGTGAGCAAGGGCGTCATCCACGAGAACCAGGCCGCGAACCGCAAGTCGGCGATCGCGAAGCAGGTCTCGGCGCTCTGA
- the holA gene encoding DNA polymerase III subunit delta, translated as MATGSRRTPAARGASAARSAIPQVPWREPRPAPVVLISGPEEVCAERATAGLREYLRAEDPSLEVSDLRADDYAPGSLLGVSSPSLFGEPRLVRVSGVEKCSDAFLAEALGYLEQPQEGATVVLRHTGASVRGKKLLDAIRSGQGGGIEIACPAIKRDSDRYDFAAGEFTSARKRIAPPALRALVSAFNDDLTELAAACQQLIADVDGDVTEQVVGRYYGGRVETSAFTVADTAIAGRYGESLIALRHALASGADPVPLVAAIASKLRTMARVAGNREPSGALAARLGMKDWQVDRARRDLSGWTEATLGLAIQAAARADAEVKGASRDPVFALERLVTIIATRAPFAA; from the coding sequence ATGGCGACCGGCTCCCGCAGAACCCCCGCGGCGCGGGGCGCGTCCGCCGCCCGATCGGCCATCCCGCAGGTGCCCTGGCGTGAGCCGCGGCCCGCACCGGTCGTGCTGATCTCCGGTCCGGAAGAGGTCTGCGCCGAGCGCGCCACCGCCGGCCTGCGGGAGTACCTGCGCGCCGAGGATCCCAGCCTTGAGGTGAGCGATCTGCGCGCAGACGACTACGCCCCCGGATCGCTGCTGGGCGTGTCGTCGCCCTCGCTGTTCGGTGAGCCCCGTCTCGTGCGCGTCAGCGGAGTGGAGAAGTGCTCCGACGCGTTCCTCGCCGAGGCGCTCGGGTACCTCGAACAGCCCCAGGAGGGCGCCACGGTCGTCCTGCGCCACACCGGCGCCAGTGTGCGCGGCAAGAAGCTCCTCGACGCCATCCGCTCGGGGCAGGGCGGCGGCATCGAGATCGCCTGCCCCGCGATCAAGCGCGACTCCGACCGCTACGACTTCGCCGCCGGCGAGTTCACCTCCGCGCGCAAGCGCATCGCTCCTCCCGCACTTCGTGCGCTGGTGTCGGCGTTCAACGACGACCTCACCGAGCTCGCCGCCGCGTGCCAGCAGCTCATCGCCGACGTCGACGGCGACGTGACGGAACAGGTCGTCGGCCGCTACTACGGCGGCCGGGTGGAGACCTCCGCGTTCACCGTCGCCGACACCGCCATCGCCGGCCGCTACGGAGAGTCGCTCATCGCGCTGCGTCACGCGCTGGCCTCGGGGGCCGACCCGGTGCCGCTCGTCGCGGCGATCGCGTCGAAGCTGCGCACCATGGCGCGGGTCGCGGGCAACCGTGAGCCCTCCGGGGCGCTGGCCGCGCGCCTCGGCATGAAGGACTGGCAGGTCGACCGCGCACGCCGCGACCTGTCCGGGTGGACCGAGGCGACCCTCGGGCTCGCGATCCAGGCCGCCGCGCGCGCCGACGCCGAGGTCAAGGGCGCGTCCCGCGACCCGGTCTTCGCGCTCGAACGGCTCGTCACGATCATCGCCACGCGCGCGCCGTTCGCCGCCTGA
- a CDS encoding ComEC/Rec2 family competence protein, which produces MIRRLRLLPVALAVWAVAALATLMPATAAPLALGLWASAAVLGALCVRTPRPVVLVGLFACALAATAASHVALAQPDRTADALGEIGAGRAITVQAQVVGKIEPRDGERLAFDARAVMLRVGERESPIAVDVVIQVSRHEVDDPGALDVGAIVRAHGTAFAGYAGDRAVVVVDAARGVEVVAPPTGVPAAASALRRGLQRAVSGLSAPAAGLVPGLAVGDTAAVGVQLDEAMKRTSLSHLTAVSGANCALVVGIAFAAAALAGLRRGLRAAAALAALAGFVVLVTPEPSVVRAAAMASIAMLGVTLGRPAAGTSILCLAVAVLLVTDPWLSTSLGFALSAAATGALLLCARPLAAGLARWMRRPLALAIAVPLSAQLACGPLLVLIAPTVPVYGVLANLLAAPAAPVATIVGLAACLAGPLPVLQSGLAALAWLPAAWVAGVAETFDALPAGQLAWVDGAVGAVLLAAVGAAIGLVIAARRRGGMLQATAAAVLAASLGVGAGTAALGGVAGGWTLPADWTVLACDVGQGDAVLLRSAGATALVDTGPEPDALAQCLARAGIGHLDLLVLTHFDLDHIGGVDAVIGRVSRVLHGPVDDAEAVALIRRLADAGATATTAGVGLSGTLGGARWRAVWPPSDSAVYTGGNDASVVIDVRGGGIPSSLLLGDLSAAPQRALARSGALAPPYAVVKVAHHGSADQDPGLYDLAAPSVALVTVGVDNDYGHPRDETLDVLEALGATVARTDIEGVVAVWTADDELRVWRERVGAAG; this is translated from the coding sequence ATGATCCGCCGGCTGCGGCTGCTGCCCGTGGCTCTCGCCGTGTGGGCGGTGGCCGCCCTGGCGACCCTCATGCCGGCGACCGCTGCGCCGCTCGCGCTGGGTCTGTGGGCCAGCGCAGCGGTGCTCGGGGCACTCTGCGTGCGCACACCGCGCCCCGTCGTCCTCGTCGGGCTGTTCGCGTGCGCGCTGGCGGCCACCGCCGCATCCCACGTCGCCCTCGCACAGCCGGATCGCACCGCGGACGCCCTCGGCGAGATCGGGGCAGGACGTGCGATCACCGTGCAGGCGCAGGTGGTCGGGAAGATCGAGCCCCGCGACGGCGAGCGGCTGGCGTTCGATGCGCGGGCCGTCATGCTGAGGGTCGGCGAACGAGAGAGCCCGATCGCCGTGGATGTCGTCATCCAGGTCAGCCGGCACGAAGTGGACGATCCCGGCGCACTCGATGTGGGCGCCATCGTCCGCGCGCACGGCACGGCGTTCGCCGGCTACGCCGGGGATCGCGCGGTGGTCGTGGTCGATGCCGCGCGCGGGGTGGAGGTCGTGGCGCCGCCCACCGGCGTGCCGGCGGCGGCGTCCGCACTGCGCCGCGGGCTGCAGCGCGCCGTCTCCGGACTCTCCGCCCCCGCCGCCGGGCTGGTGCCCGGCCTCGCGGTGGGCGACACCGCGGCTGTCGGCGTGCAGCTCGACGAGGCCATGAAGCGCACCTCGCTGTCGCACCTGACCGCCGTGTCCGGCGCGAACTGCGCACTCGTCGTCGGCATCGCCTTCGCCGCGGCAGCGCTCGCAGGGCTGCGCCGGGGGCTGCGCGCCGCGGCGGCCCTCGCCGCGCTCGCCGGCTTCGTCGTCCTGGTCACCCCTGAGCCGAGCGTCGTCCGTGCGGCGGCGATGGCCTCGATCGCCATGCTCGGCGTGACGCTCGGGCGCCCGGCCGCGGGCACCAGCATCCTCTGCCTCGCCGTCGCCGTGCTCCTGGTCACCGACCCGTGGCTCTCGACCTCGCTCGGCTTCGCGCTGTCCGCCGCGGCCACCGGCGCGCTGCTGCTGTGCGCCCGGCCGCTGGCCGCGGGCCTCGCCCGGTGGATGCGACGGCCCCTCGCGCTCGCGATCGCGGTGCCCCTGAGCGCGCAGCTCGCGTGCGGCCCGCTGCTGGTGCTGATCGCCCCGACGGTGCCCGTGTACGGTGTGCTGGCCAATCTCCTCGCCGCCCCCGCCGCTCCGGTCGCGACCATCGTCGGACTCGCTGCCTGCCTGGCCGGCCCGCTGCCGGTGCTCCAGAGCGGTCTCGCAGCCCTCGCGTGGCTGCCGGCGGCGTGGGTGGCCGGGGTGGCCGAGACCTTCGACGCGCTGCCGGCCGGTCAGCTCGCCTGGGTCGACGGTGCGGTGGGCGCGGTCCTGCTCGCGGCCGTCGGCGCGGCGATCGGGCTGGTGATCGCCGCGCGACGGCGCGGGGGGATGCTGCAGGCCACCGCCGCCGCCGTTCTCGCGGCGAGCCTGGGGGTCGGCGCCGGAACCGCCGCGCTCGGCGGCGTCGCGGGCGGCTGGACGCTGCCGGCCGACTGGACCGTGCTGGCGTGCGACGTCGGCCAGGGCGACGCCGTGCTGCTGAGGAGCGCGGGAGCGACCGCGCTGGTCGACACCGGGCCGGAGCCCGACGCGCTGGCGCAGTGCCTCGCGCGGGCCGGGATCGGGCACCTCGACCTGCTCGTGCTCACGCATTTCGACCTGGACCACATCGGGGGAGTGGACGCGGTCATCGGCCGGGTCTCCCGCGTGCTCCACGGGCCGGTGGACGACGCGGAGGCGGTCGCGCTGATCCGGCGACTGGCGGATGCGGGGGCCACGGCGACGACCGCGGGCGTCGGCCTCAGCGGGACCCTCGGCGGCGCACGGTGGCGGGCTGTGTGGCCGCCATCCGACAGCGCCGTGTACACCGGAGGCAACGACGCGAGCGTCGTCATCGATGTGCGGGGCGGCGGCATCCCCTCGTCGCTCCTCCTCGGCGACCTGTCCGCGGCGCCGCAGCGCGCTCTCGCCCGCTCCGGTGCACTGGCCCCGCCGTACGCGGTGGTGAAGGTCGCGCATCACGGCAGCGCCGACCAGGACCCGGGCCTCTACGACCTGGCCGCCCCGTCCGTCGCACTGGTCACGGTGGGCGTCGACAACGACTACGGCCATCCGCGCGACGAGACCCTGGACGTACTGGAGGCCCTCGGCGCGACGGTCGCGCGGACCGACATCGAGGGGGTGGTGGCCGTCTGGACCGCCGACGACGAGCTCCGCGTATGGCGCGAGCGCGTCGGTGCCGCTGGGTAG
- a CDS encoding ComEA family DNA-binding protein: MTPSEEPVRASARTRLGVGAAIGVAILALAITVVIGILRTATAPVEAVTLDVPASAAAPSPSALYVHVSGAVRRPGLYALSPGARVVDAVAAAGGFTDDAATDAVNLARVLADGEQLPVPTQAEAAEAAELPPSAAPGSGLVDLNTADIAALDTLPRIGPALAQRIVDWREQNGGFTSVEDLLAVPGIGEKMLESLRDLVTT; the protein is encoded by the coding sequence GTGACCCCGTCCGAGGAGCCTGTCCGCGCGTCCGCGCGCACGCGGCTCGGCGTGGGAGCGGCGATCGGGGTCGCGATCCTGGCCCTCGCGATCACCGTCGTGATCGGCATCCTCCGCACGGCCACGGCCCCCGTCGAGGCGGTCACCCTCGACGTTCCGGCCAGCGCGGCAGCCCCGTCTCCCTCCGCGCTCTACGTGCACGTCTCGGGGGCGGTCCGCCGGCCAGGGCTGTACGCCCTGTCGCCGGGCGCCCGCGTCGTCGACGCCGTCGCAGCGGCGGGCGGGTTCACCGACGACGCCGCGACGGATGCGGTCAACCTCGCCAGAGTGCTTGCGGACGGCGAGCAGCTGCCGGTGCCGACGCAGGCTGAGGCCGCCGAGGCAGCGGAGCTTCCCCCGTCCGCGGCACCCGGATCAGGACTCGTCGACCTGAACACCGCCGACATCGCCGCGCTGGACACCCTGCCCCGCATCGGCCCGGCGCTCGCGCAGCGCATCGTCGACTGGCGCGAGCAGAACGGCGGGTTCACGAGCGTGGAAGACCTGCTCGCCGTCCCCGGCATCGGCGAGAAGATGCTCGAGTCGCTGCGTGACCTGGTCACGACATGA
- the leuS gene encoding leucine--tRNA ligase: MSNTPPTDSAVPGEGFDAYAIQQKWQARWSEADPFRAGGHDDTRPRKYVLGMFPYPSGDLHMGHAESYAYVDIVARFWRHRGYNVLNPIGWDSFGLPAENAAIQRGADPRAWTYANIEQHKKSFREYGSSYDWSRILHTSDPEYYHWNQWLFQRLYERDLAYRKESPVNWCPHDQTVLANEQVVDGRCERCGTEVVKKKLTQWYFKITQYADRLLDDLNQLEGFWPSKVIRMQRNWIGRSIGADIDFTIEGRDEKVTVFSTRPDTLHGATFFVVAPESDLAAELAAGASADVRMRFQDYLDRVGKESEIERQATDRPKTGVFLERYAVNPVNGERLPVWAADYVLADYGHGAVMAVPAHDQRDLDFARAFDLPVKVVVDTTAPVTGSIPVIELDDNGDPIDPGFDGSTLADLDPAVTGVALTGEGRLINSGTLDGLNKRNAVARMIEELERSGSGRAAKSYRLRDWLISRQRFWGTPIPMIHTEDGRIVPVPGDQLPLTLPDVKGLDLTPKGTSPLGGAAEWMQTVDPETGEAALRDPDTMDTFVDSSWYFLRFLSPNATDHAFPVEEAHRWAPVDSYIGGVEHAILHLLYARFLTKVLFDMGLVDFTEPFSSLINQGMVLLSGSKMSKSKGNLVEFAASMVDPGADAVRVAIAFAGPVEDDINWEDVSTTGAQKFLARAWRVAHDVSSAPDVVWAEGDTALRRVTHRLLADAPGLVEQTKFNVVVARLMELVNATRKVIDTGAGPADPAVREAAEATAMILDLFAPHTAEEMWEMLGYEPFVGLATWRQADPTLLVEDSVTAVVQIDGKVRATLEVPARISSDELEAAARADERVLRSLGDKQIVRAIVRAPKVVSFSTR; this comes from the coding sequence GTGAGCAACACACCCCCCACCGACTCCGCCGTGCCCGGCGAGGGCTTCGACGCGTACGCGATCCAGCAGAAGTGGCAGGCGCGCTGGTCGGAGGCCGACCCGTTCCGCGCAGGCGGCCACGACGACACCCGGCCGCGCAAGTACGTGCTCGGCATGTTCCCGTACCCCTCCGGCGACCTGCACATGGGCCACGCGGAGAGCTACGCCTACGTCGACATCGTGGCCCGCTTCTGGCGGCACCGCGGGTACAACGTGCTCAACCCGATCGGCTGGGACTCGTTCGGCCTCCCCGCGGAGAACGCCGCCATCCAGCGCGGCGCGGATCCGCGTGCGTGGACCTACGCGAACATCGAGCAGCACAAGAAGAGCTTCCGCGAGTACGGCTCGTCCTACGACTGGTCGCGCATCCTGCACACGAGCGACCCGGAGTACTACCACTGGAACCAGTGGCTGTTCCAGCGGCTGTACGAGCGCGACCTGGCGTACCGCAAGGAGAGCCCGGTCAACTGGTGCCCCCACGACCAGACCGTCCTCGCGAACGAGCAGGTCGTCGACGGCCGCTGCGAGCGGTGCGGCACCGAGGTGGTGAAGAAGAAGCTCACCCAGTGGTACTTCAAGATCACCCAGTACGCCGACCGCCTGCTGGACGACCTGAATCAGCTCGAGGGCTTCTGGCCGTCGAAGGTGATCCGCATGCAGCGGAACTGGATCGGCCGCTCGATCGGCGCAGACATCGACTTCACCATCGAAGGCCGCGACGAGAAGGTCACCGTCTTCTCCACGCGCCCCGACACCCTCCACGGTGCGACCTTCTTCGTCGTGGCGCCCGAGAGCGACCTGGCGGCGGAGCTCGCGGCGGGCGCATCGGCGGATGTCCGGATGCGCTTCCAGGACTACCTGGACCGCGTCGGCAAGGAGTCCGAGATCGAGCGTCAGGCCACCGACCGGCCCAAGACCGGCGTGTTCCTGGAGCGGTACGCCGTCAACCCGGTCAACGGCGAGCGACTGCCGGTGTGGGCCGCCGACTACGTCCTGGCCGACTACGGTCACGGGGCCGTCATGGCCGTTCCCGCCCACGACCAGCGCGACCTCGACTTCGCCCGCGCCTTCGACCTGCCGGTCAAGGTCGTCGTCGACACGACCGCGCCGGTCACCGGCTCCATCCCCGTCATCGAGCTCGACGACAACGGCGACCCGATCGATCCAGGGTTCGACGGTTCGACCCTGGCCGACCTCGACCCGGCGGTCACCGGCGTCGCGCTCACCGGCGAGGGGCGTCTGATCAACTCGGGCACCCTGGACGGCCTCAACAAGCGCAACGCCGTCGCGCGCATGATCGAGGAACTCGAGCGTTCCGGCTCCGGCCGCGCCGCGAAGTCGTACCGCCTCCGCGACTGGCTCATCTCGCGTCAGCGCTTCTGGGGCACCCCCATCCCGATGATCCACACGGAGGACGGGCGCATCGTCCCGGTTCCCGGCGACCAGCTGCCGCTCACCCTGCCGGACGTGAAGGGCCTCGACCTCACGCCGAAGGGCACGTCGCCGCTCGGCGGCGCGGCCGAATGGATGCAGACGGTCGACCCGGAGACGGGCGAGGCCGCCCTGCGCGACCCCGACACCATGGACACGTTCGTCGACAGCTCGTGGTACTTCCTCCGCTTCCTGTCGCCGAACGCCACCGACCACGCCTTCCCCGTGGAGGAGGCGCACCGCTGGGCGCCCGTCGACAGCTACATCGGCGGCGTGGAGCACGCGATCCTCCACCTCCTGTACGCGCGGTTCCTGACGAAGGTGCTGTTCGACATGGGCCTGGTCGACTTCACCGAGCCGTTCTCGAGCCTGATCAACCAGGGCATGGTGCTGCTGTCGGGCTCGAAGATGTCCAAGAGCAAGGGCAATCTGGTCGAGTTCGCCGCGAGCATGGTCGACCCCGGTGCGGATGCGGTGCGCGTCGCGATCGCGTTCGCCGGCCCGGTCGAGGACGACATCAACTGGGAGGACGTCTCCACCACCGGCGCGCAGAAGTTCCTCGCGCGGGCGTGGCGCGTCGCCCACGACGTGTCGAGTGCCCCCGACGTCGTCTGGGCCGAGGGCGACACGGCGCTGCGCCGCGTGACGCACCGCCTGCTGGCCGACGCCCCCGGTCTCGTCGAGCAGACGAAGTTCAACGTCGTCGTCGCCCGCCTGATGGAGCTGGTGAACGCCACCCGCAAGGTCATCGACACCGGTGCCGGCCCCGCCGACCCCGCGGTCCGCGAGGCGGCGGAGGCGACGGCGATGATCCTCGACCTGTTCGCCCCGCACACCGCGGAGGAGATGTGGGAGATGCTCGGCTACGAGCCGTTCGTCGGCCTCGCCACATGGCGGCAGGCGGATCCGACCCTCCTCGTGGAGGATTCGGTCACCGCCGTCGTGCAGATCGACGGCAAGGTCCGTGCGACGCTCGAGGTTCCCGCCCGCATCTCGAGTGACGAGCTCGAGGCCGCCGCGCGCGCCGACGAGCGTGTGCTGCGCTCCCTCGGGGACAAGCAGATCGTGCGCGCCATCGTGCGCGCACCGAAGGTGGTCAGCTTCAGCACGCGCTGA
- the pabB gene encoding aminodeoxychorismate synthase component I: MSEPFVAVPADGWIDPARAFALAAASDAGAFWLDAGPDATTGWSWLGTGSRESDSAPVRAVPCAGDGDAPESGPFRSGRVGWFGYEPDADLWLRVDWMLSFDHVRRRVWLLAPARAAASLLRALAALPTAPREPGSAPEQATAVARHSPERYAAMVQECRAAIRAGDAYQLCLTTRFAIDGGIDPVETYLRLRRATPAHHGGLIVAGDTALISASPERFLQVESGIVRTSPIKGTRPRGVDSADDAAQVEDLVGSVKERAENVMIVDLMRNDLSRVCEPGSVGVDALLAVETYPAVHQLVSTVSGRLRPDTTVGDLIDATFPAGSMTGAPKISAMSIVQGLEGAPRGVYSGCFGWVSDDGALDLAMVIRSIVAHEDGAYVGAGGGITWLSDPAAEVDEVALKARAPLAAAGAALPPGWAAGVR; the protein is encoded by the coding sequence ATGTCCGAGCCGTTCGTCGCCGTGCCGGCCGACGGCTGGATCGATCCGGCGCGCGCGTTCGCCCTGGCGGCCGCGTCGGACGCCGGCGCGTTCTGGCTGGACGCCGGCCCCGATGCGACGACCGGCTGGAGCTGGCTGGGCACGGGGTCCCGGGAGAGCGACTCAGCGCCGGTGCGCGCTGTGCCCTGCGCCGGCGACGGCGACGCCCCCGAGTCCGGTCCCTTCCGATCCGGCCGCGTGGGCTGGTTCGGATACGAGCCGGATGCGGATCTGTGGCTGCGCGTCGACTGGATGCTGTCGTTCGACCATGTCCGCCGACGGGTGTGGCTCCTGGCACCCGCGAGGGCGGCAGCATCCCTGCTCCGCGCTCTCGCGGCGCTCCCGACCGCGCCACGCGAACCAGGCTCCGCGCCCGAGCAGGCCACCGCCGTCGCGCGTCATTCGCCTGAGCGGTACGCGGCGATGGTGCAGGAGTGCCGCGCGGCGATCCGCGCGGGGGACGCCTACCAGCTCTGCCTGACCACGCGGTTCGCGATCGACGGCGGGATCGACCCCGTGGAGACCTACCTGCGGCTCCGCCGGGCGACGCCCGCCCATCACGGCGGTCTGATCGTCGCGGGGGACACGGCCCTGATCAGCGCCAGCCCTGAGCGGTTCCTGCAGGTCGAGTCCGGGATCGTGCGGACGAGCCCCATCAAGGGCACCCGGCCCCGCGGCGTCGACAGCGCCGACGATGCCGCGCAGGTCGAGGATCTCGTCGGCAGCGTCAAGGAGCGGGCCGAGAACGTCATGATCGTCGATCTCATGCGCAACGACCTCTCCCGCGTGTGCGAGCCCGGTTCGGTGGGCGTCGACGCGCTGCTGGCCGTGGAGACATACCCTGCCGTGCACCAGCTGGTCAGCACGGTCTCCGGGCGCCTGCGGCCGGACACCACCGTGGGCGACCTGATCGACGCGACCTTCCCGGCGGGGAGTATGACCGGCGCCCCGAAGATCTCGGCCATGTCGATCGTGCAGGGGCTCGAGGGCGCCCCCCGCGGGGTGTACTCGGGGTGCTTCGGGTGGGTGTCCGACGACGGCGCGCTCGACCTGGCGATGGTGATCCGCTCGATCGTCGCGCACGAGGACGGCGCGTACGTAGGCGCAGGCGGCGGCATCACGTGGCTGTCCGACCCTGCCGCGGAGGTCGACGAGGTGGCGCTCAAGGCGCGGGCGCCGCTCGCCGCCGCGGGCGCCGCGCTTCCCCCCGGCTGGGCAGCGGGCGTCCGGTAA
- a CDS encoding DedA family protein yields MNEFLTWLLDAVQSIDPVLRTVLAATAMMLETSVLIGLVVPGDTIVIIAGTAVASLAEGVILALAVVVGALVGESIGFWLGRVLGPALRRSALGRRIGEQNWRRAERYLRRRGGPAIFLSRFLPVLHSIVPLTVGMSGFSYRRFLAWTIPACVLWSGVYVTVAAAAAGTYRELADQLHAAGYLLVAVFVAFALLVFIAKKVIERVERRHFEGADDPDAENTEQGVGD; encoded by the coding sequence GTGAACGAGTTCCTCACGTGGCTGCTCGATGCCGTGCAGAGCATCGACCCGGTGCTGAGGACCGTGCTCGCGGCGACGGCCATGATGCTCGAGACGAGCGTGCTCATCGGACTCGTGGTGCCGGGTGACACCATCGTCATCATCGCGGGCACCGCCGTCGCCTCCCTCGCGGAAGGGGTGATCCTCGCCCTGGCGGTGGTCGTCGGCGCGCTGGTCGGCGAGAGCATCGGCTTCTGGCTGGGCAGGGTGCTCGGCCCCGCGCTGCGCCGGTCGGCGCTCGGGCGGCGCATCGGCGAGCAGAACTGGCGGCGCGCAGAGCGGTACCTGCGGCGCCGGGGCGGTCCGGCGATCTTCCTGTCCCGCTTCCTGCCCGTCTTGCACTCCATCGTGCCGCTCACGGTCGGGATGAGCGGCTTCTCCTACCGCCGGTTCCTCGCGTGGACGATCCCGGCGTGCGTGCTCTGGTCGGGCGTGTACGTCACCGTGGCCGCCGCGGCGGCCGGGACGTATCGCGAGCTCGCCGACCAGCTGCACGCGGCGGGCTACCTCCTCGTCGCCGTCTTCGTCGCCTTCGCCCTGCTGGTCTTCATCGCCAAGAAGGTCATCGAGCGGGTCGAGCGACGCCACTTCGAGGGTGCCGACGATCCGGACGCAGAGAACACGGAGCAAGGCGTGGGAGACTGA
- a CDS encoding App1 family protein, producing MPGSSAPVPTKVLWLARLERRVHAWRERRARARGQVPTVMPFPGYAGEDWVRVLGRVLIVPPVKQRRSGEYASVRGWRSFASVPIGFASVTVTVAGHDHQVVADRGGVVDTVLPGRLEPGWQSISMSVEGGESVEAKVFVVASDVRFGIISDIDDTVMVTALPRPFIAAWNSFVVDEHARQPVAGMAVLLERIAREHAGAPVVYLSTGAWNVAPTLLRFLRRHLFPPGAMLLTDWGPTHDRWFRSGKDHKSTNLRRLAAEFPDVTWLLLGDDGQHDDELYTTFTSEHPANVAGVAIRRLSPAEAVLAGGRTAVNDHSAASVPWVTGPDGAALLERLEEIGLIER from the coding sequence ATGCCCGGCTCCTCCGCTCCTGTGCCCACCAAGGTGCTGTGGCTGGCCCGTCTCGAACGCCGCGTGCATGCCTGGCGGGAACGCCGGGCTCGCGCGCGCGGTCAGGTGCCGACCGTGATGCCCTTCCCCGGCTATGCCGGTGAGGACTGGGTGCGGGTCCTCGGCCGCGTGCTGATCGTCCCGCCGGTGAAGCAGCGTCGCTCCGGCGAATACGCCAGCGTGCGCGGCTGGCGCAGTTTCGCGTCGGTGCCGATCGGCTTCGCCTCGGTCACCGTCACCGTCGCCGGGCACGACCACCAGGTCGTCGCCGATCGCGGCGGCGTGGTCGACACGGTGCTTCCCGGGCGCCTCGAGCCGGGCTGGCAGTCCATCTCGATGTCGGTCGAGGGCGGCGAGAGCGTCGAGGCGAAGGTCTTCGTCGTCGCCTCTGACGTGCGCTTCGGGATCATCTCCGACATCGACGACACCGTCATGGTCACCGCCCTGCCGCGGCCGTTCATCGCGGCCTGGAACTCGTTCGTGGTGGACGAGCACGCCCGACAGCCCGTCGCCGGCATGGCGGTCCTCCTCGAGCGGATCGCCCGCGAGCACGCCGGTGCCCCTGTGGTGTACCTGTCGACGGGCGCATGGAACGTCGCTCCCACGCTGCTGCGCTTCCTGCGCAGGCACCTCTTCCCGCCGGGGGCGATGCTCCTCACCGACTGGGGTCCCACGCACGATCGCTGGTTCCGCAGCGGCAAGGATCACAAGAGCACGAATCTGCGCCGGCTCGCAGCAGAGTTCCCCGACGTCACGTGGCTTCTCCTCGGCGATGACGGGCAGCACGACGACGAGCTGTACACGACCTTCACGAGCGAGCATCCGGCCAACGTGGCGGGCGTCGCGATCCGTCGCCTCTCCCCCGCTGAGGCCGTGCTCGCCGGTGGCCGCACCGCGGTCAACGACCACTCCGCAGCCTCCGTGCCGTGGGTGACGGGCCCGGACGGCGCGGCACTCCTCGAGCGACTCGAGGAGATCGGGCTGATCGAGCGCTGA
- a CDS encoding SOS response-associated peptidase yields the protein MCGRFVVADVGSQLVGVLRADLVADDLPAPSYNVAPTDRAAIVIDSAKTDPPTRRIESARWGLVPAWAKDPSVGSRAFNARAEELESKPMFRKAFEKRRAVVPVSGYYEWKTLDKQKTPHYIHPADGEPLFLAGLYEWWKNAGAADDDPDRWLLSFTILTRDAIGHLGSIHDRMPLFVDADHADAWLDPSTDNVRDVLDAAIDAAPVVAETLADHVVSKAVGNVRNNSPALIEAVDEE from the coding sequence ATGTGCGGACGATTCGTCGTGGCTGATGTCGGCTCCCAGCTGGTCGGCGTGCTGCGCGCAGACCTGGTCGCCGACGATCTGCCCGCCCCCTCGTACAACGTGGCCCCGACCGACCGCGCGGCGATCGTCATCGACTCGGCGAAGACCGACCCTCCCACGCGGCGGATCGAATCGGCGCGCTGGGGGCTCGTCCCGGCGTGGGCGAAGGATCCTTCGGTCGGCTCACGCGCGTTCAACGCCCGGGCGGAAGAACTCGAGTCGAAGCCGATGTTCCGCAAGGCCTTCGAGAAGCGTCGTGCCGTCGTCCCGGTCTCGGGCTACTACGAGTGGAAGACGCTCGACAAGCAGAAGACGCCGCACTACATCCATCCCGCTGACGGCGAGCCGCTGTTCCTCGCCGGCCTCTACGAATGGTGGAAGAACGCGGGTGCCGCCGACGACGATCCCGACCGCTGGCTGCTGAGCTTCACGATCCTCACCCGTGACGCCATCGGGCACCTCGGGTCGATCCACGACCGCATGCCCCTGTTCGTCGATGCCGACCACGCCGATGCGTGGCTCGACCCGTCGACCGACAACGTCCGAGATGTGCTCGACGCGGCGATCGACGCGGCCCCTGTCGTCGCAGAGACCCTCGCCGACCATGTCGTCTCGAAGGCGGTCGGCAACGTCCGCAACAACTCCCCCGCGCTCATCGAGGCCGTCGACGAGGAGTGA